The bacterium genome contains a region encoding:
- a CDS encoding D-sedoheptulose 7-phosphate isomerase produces the protein MKDFGEKTRKILREAAENFSLISKDESLAKSVARAAELIVNSLRSGRKVITAGNGGSAADAQHMVAELVGRFSGERKPLKAVALTVNTSTITALANDYDFEQVFARQIDAIGEGGDVFIGITTSGMSKNIISALKKAKEKGLVTIGLLGRDGGEAKELCDIPIVVPNNSTPRIQEAHIMIIHALCELIDENFREE, from the coding sequence ATGAAAGATTTTGGCGAAAAAACGCGAAAAATTCTTAGGGAAGCGGCAGAAAATTTTAGTCTAATATCAAAAGATGAAAGTTTGGCAAAAAGTGTCGCGCGGGCTGCAGAGTTGATTGTAAATTCATTGCGCTCGGGTAGGAAGGTTATCACTGCGGGCAATGGTGGGAGTGCTGCGGATGCTCAGCATATGGTGGCTGAGTTGGTGGGAAGGTTCAGTGGTGAAAGAAAGCCTCTTAAAGCAGTAGCTCTGACAGTGAATACATCGACGATTACAGCGTTAGCTAATGACTACGATTTCGAACAGGTTTTCGCGCGACAAATAGACGCTATCGGAGAGGGAGGCGATGTTTTTATTGGTATAACTACCAGCGGAATGTCGAAAAACATTATTTCTGCGCTGAAGAAAGCCAAAGAAAAAGGTCTTGTAACCATTGGGCTTCTCGGGCGAGACGGTGGTGAGGCGAAAGAATTATGCGATATCCCGATAGTGGTGCCAAATAATAGTACGCCCCGCATTCAGGAAGCCCATATAATGATAATACATGCTTTGTGCGAGTTAATTGACGAAAATTTCAGGGAGG